The DNA segment GCGTTTTATACTGCATGTGCAGATAATTGCCACCCATAAATTCCTTTTCATTTACAGTTTGAAAGCCAAGGCTTGCGTACAACTTTTCAGCTTTAGGGTTTTCTTTGCTCACCAGTAAACCCACAAGGGGCTTATTTATTGAAAGGGCATGTGCTATTAAAGCCCTGATCAACTCTTTACCAATCCCTTTCCCCTGTTTTCCCGGGGCCACACTTACACAATCAATATAATATTCCCCCGCCTGCGTTTCATGTTCAATATGCTCCCTAAAACCATATTTATGGCTGATGTAAGCTAAAAAAGGAGCGCGAAGCAATTCCAGATCGGCGCCATCATAAGCACTGATTATTCCGGAAACCCCTGCTCCGTCTTCATACACCAATGTATTTTCGTAACTGTACTGATTGGCTGGCAGTGCAGCAAACCTTTCAAATAAAGGAACTGCTTCCTCAGGATCTTTACCGGCAACAAATTTTGCGGCCAGACTGTCCATGGCTAAGATAATTAGGCTGGCTATTGCAGCTGCATCATCAGGTTTTGCTTGTCTTATCATAAAACCGCTATTTGTCCTTTCCTTTTTTACGTACAAAATTAAAATAAACCGATAAAATTGCAGCAATAGCAAAGCCTATTGAAGTCGCTGCATCAATAAAATCTGCTGAAATATCCTGACCGCTTAACTTGTCAGCATAATATTTAATAAATGAATTCGGCAAATTGTTTTCACCTAAATGCGTTTTAACCTGCCATTGCCAGTCAGTAACAGGACAATAGCCCAGCCCATACCATATGCCCAGCACCAGCCAGGATCCTGCAGTAAGCAGCACCAGCACAAAATGCATTTTCCTGGTCGGAGGCCATATCCAGCCCAACAGGTTAAATCCTATAATCACCAAATGGAAAATGGTAAAAAGAAAATCATATAACTGGTACATCGGTTAAAGATAATCCGAAAATCATTCCCTCAAAATATTATCTTTATCCTTATGAAGAAATTTCTGCCTGTCGCCCTGCTTTTCAGCTTTTCCAGTATAATGGCCCAGCAACGCCTGCTGGTTGACACCCATAACGATGTTTTCTCTTTTCAGCTGGTCACAAAAGCAGATCTGGGCAAACTGCAGCCTGTCGGAAATTTCGACCTCATAAGGGCAGCAAAAGGCGGATTAAATGCCCAGGTATTTTCCATCTGGTGTGGTGAAGACTATGGCAAAGGAAAGGGTTTTGCACATGCAAACAGGGAAATCGATTCACTTTATGCCTTAATTGCCCGTTATCCGGATAAGATGGCACTGGTAAAAAGCCCGCAAGAATTGAAAAAAGTGCATCAGCAAGGGCGATTTGCGGCAATGATTGGTGTTGAAGGCGGACACATGATCGAAGACAGGATGGATTATCTGGACAGCCTGATCAAAAGGGGGCTGGTCTATTTAACACTCACCTGGAACAACAGCACCTCCTGGGCCAGCTCGGCCAGAGATGAAACTACAGGAAAAGGTATGCGGCAGGCGGGTTTAAATGAGCTGGGTAAACAGATCGTAAAAACGCTGAACAAGAATGGCGTGCTGGTAGATGTTTCACACGCAGGTGAAAAAACATTTTATGATGTGCTGGCTACCAGCACCAAACCCGTTATTGCTTCGCACAGCAATGCGTATGCATTGACACCCCACCGGCGTAACCTCAAAGATGAACAGTTAAAGGCACTGGCAAAAAACGGCGGGGTGGTATTTGTTAACTTCTATAGTGGTTTCCTTGATAGCAGTTATGACCATCGTGTGCAGGATTTTCTTCAGCTGCATGAAAAAGAGCTGGATTCCCTGAACAACATTTACACAAAGGATTTTGCGCCAACCATGTTAAACGTAATGTATAAAAAAGAAGCTGATCAGATCCGTCCGCCATTAAGCGCACTGGTCAAACACATCGATTATATGGTAAAACTAATTGGTGTCGACCATGTTGGTATCGGCTCAGATTTCGATGGCTCTGAATCATTTCCGGCAGGAATGGATTCTGTTGCCGATTATCCAAAACTGGAAACCGCGCTTAAAAACATAGGTTACAAAAAGGAATGGATAGATAAGATCTTCGGAGGGAACTTTGTCAGGGTCTGGGAAGCCAGTAAAAAATAATATTTTTCACTGGCCGGCATCCAGGTAAAGGTCATTACAGTTAATTTGCGTCGTAAATGGTTACCTTCTCAAAAAGCACCCGGAACTGGTCTAAGAATGCTTTATGGATTTCATGTACCTGGTAAACATCATGCGCAGCCAGGTCTTCAAAAAACAGGATCAGCGAAAATGTATA comes from the Pedobacter heparinus DSM 2366 genome and includes:
- a CDS encoding GNAT family N-acetyltransferase, with the protein product MIRQAKPDDAAAIASLIILAMDSLAAKFVAGKDPEEAVPLFERFAALPANQYSYENTLVYEDGAGVSGIISAYDGADLELLRAPFLAYISHKYGFREHIEHETQAGEYYIDCVSVAPGKQGKGIGKELIRALIAHALSINKPLVGLLVSKENPKAEKLYASLGFQTVNEKEFMGGNYLHMQYKTLV
- a CDS encoding DUF2784 domain-containing protein, which produces MYQLYDFLFTIFHLVIIGFNLLGWIWPPTRKMHFVLVLLTAGSWLVLGIWYGLGYCPVTDWQWQVKTHLGENNLPNSFIKYYADKLSGQDISADFIDAATSIGFAIAAILSVYFNFVRKKGKDK
- a CDS encoding dipeptidase, which codes for MKKFLPVALLFSFSSIMAQQRLLVDTHNDVFSFQLVTKADLGKLQPVGNFDLIRAAKGGLNAQVFSIWCGEDYGKGKGFAHANREIDSLYALIARYPDKMALVKSPQELKKVHQQGRFAAMIGVEGGHMIEDRMDYLDSLIKRGLVYLTLTWNNSTSWASSARDETTGKGMRQAGLNELGKQIVKTLNKNGVLVDVSHAGEKTFYDVLATSTKPVIASHSNAYALTPHRRNLKDEQLKALAKNGGVVFVNFYSGFLDSSYDHRVQDFLQLHEKELDSLNNIYTKDFAPTMLNVMYKKEADQIRPPLSALVKHIDYMVKLIGVDHVGIGSDFDGSESFPAGMDSVADYPKLETALKNIGYKKEWIDKIFGGNFVRVWEASKK